One Heterodontus francisci isolate sHetFra1 chromosome 13, sHetFra1.hap1, whole genome shotgun sequence genomic window, TTTACTGTACTTAATTTGAAACTCTGGATATTTCTAGTTTTTCTTAGTGTAAAAACTGACTTTGAATTGGGAAAatctgaggttgttcactttggcaggaagaatagaaaagcagaacatcacttacatggagagagagactgcagaatgctgcagtagagGGATTTGGTGCTCTTgtaaatgaatcacaaaaagccagcttgcaggtacagcaagtaattaggaaggcaaatggaatgttggcatttattgcaaggaacatggagtataaaagtaggaaagtcttgctacaactgtacagggcattggtgagtcagCATCTAGAgtatggttttggtctccttactcagGAGGgttgtacttgcattggaagcagttcagagaaggttcactaggctgattcctgggatgaaggggttgtcatatgaggaaaggttcagcagATTGGGCCtaaactgattggagtttagaagaatgagcagtgACCTTACTGAAACAAAAgactctgaaggggcttgacagggtagatgctgagaggatgtttcccttcgtgggggaatctaaaactagggggcacagtttcaaaataaggagatgatgagaaggaatttcttctctcggagggctgttaatctttgaaattctcttccccagaaagcaatggaggctgggtcattgaatatatttaaggatgagttagacagaattttgatccacaagggagtcaagggttatggggagcaggcaggaaagtggagttaaggccataatcagatcaaccacgatcttattaaatggcagagcaggctcaaggggtcgaatggcctactccttctacttcttatgttatgttcttatgaattGTCATTATTCAACTGCACACTGATGGTTGAGAGTGTACATTTACAAAAGGAATCCAACTGATTAAAATTCCTGGCATGACAAATTAGTGTTTAACAGATTATGGTATGCTGTTCTTTATCGAATGGCTTTGAATTTTCAACACTGATTACTACAGTTAAATTGAAAAGTGATGCTTTACTGCATGAACTCAAAACAAAATGATTCAAAATCTGTTCTATATTTGCTGCATAGAATAAATACACAAATCTTAGCTGTTCACATTAGCTGGAGAGTAAGGAAAGTAAGTAAATTTGGTAAACATTGTTGGAGTTGTGAATCGTACCGATGGGATCTGGGAAGCTGAATTTGATCGTTTCATACGCCTTTGGGTGAGATCACTTTCCATCTCATTCACTTCACTTTTCAGTTTGTCTAGCTTTCTCTTCTCCAGCTCAAGTTCTCGATGCAATCGATCCATTCTGGCTTTCTGATGCACTAATAAAGCTGAAACACATATCAACATACAGATAACTGGGAAGCAGACAAATTGTAATTCTGGAcaacataaaaaaaaaacaaattaaaaaaaaacccttTGATGTGGACATACCTTTTTTTGCTTTTTTAACTATTCAACCATTAGAAGGTTTTATTTAATTGTATATTTGCTAATTTGAAATAGTCTTATACTGTTATTTTGGATAAAAATAAAAGTGATAAAGACAAACTGATATAATGAAACAAATGTGGTTTACTAAAAAAGTATTGAAATAATTTTTGCACGTCAGTTAAACATTTATAATAGCGGTAAACCCTTGCTGCTTTTGAACAATGCGCCCCAATTAATTCAAATTTACTTTTTGTCTTCGCCTCTAATATTTTAAACTCCTTACATTATTAAAGCTGTATTTTCATGCACTATCCAACTTGAGCCACATCTTCGTTATAGCTAATATGTCATACATTTACAACTATCAATGCTTCTAAGCCTCCAACTTTGATTTAAATCTTCACACACATACCACTCAATCCTCACTCCAATTTATAGCAGTGATATAATACTATGCAGTGCAGGGATTACAGTAGTAACATATAAGAGCAGAGATACAGTTCTAGTACTGCAATACTGTAACAGGATGGAGTAGCTGTGCTGCAAGACTAGGTGACAGCAGGCAGTTCAGTAGGCATGCTGCAATACTATTAAAGTAGGAAATACAGGAGTAGGGCTGTATGCGAGAAGAGGAAATACATTAGTACCGCTGCAATACAAGAGCAAGGCGTGCAGCAGCAGTTCTGTACTGAGTAAGAGCAGGTAAGTAATACTATATTGAGCTGCAATACTGTGCCATAAAATCAACTAACATTCTCTTGAATAATTTTTGAAGGTAATTTTATTCACACTTTTATGTATTTCAGTCAGGACCTCAAGTAGCTTGCTGTTCCATTGTACAGTTAGTATGGTACCACAGTGGCCCATTGCCAAAAAAAAATACATAAAGTAGCAGGGAAGTAGTCATTGATTTCTTCAACCAAAAAGGCCACTGGCCAAACTTATTGCTCTTTTAAAGCAGATTTTACAGTGATACTAAAGGAACAAAACTATTTTCTGTTCAATTAAGTCCCTGCACAAATCCAGTGTCCATGCAAGGTCTGCAATGGCATCAGCACTCAATCTATTGCATTTCAATTTTTGCCTACTGTAAAGAAATGTATCTAGGAAGTGCACAGGCCGAAACAGAAGTATTAAACCTTGAGATAGATAAACATTTAAAATTCTCTGTACCTTCTGTATAAGCAGCATCATCAGACCCTGCACTCATTCTTCGCATCTCGCTGATCCGATTGTCGCGAGTTGAAGCAGGATCAGCTATTTGCAAATGCTGCACAGGTTCGGGCTCTGCATAATGATCAGGGAGGCTTAAGAGATTGGAAGGCTCAAATGTTGGAGATGCAACCCCGGGGGAAATAGCAGGTGGCTTGTTAGGCGAAACTGTGATCTTAAAAGTGTACTTGGTATTGGGTTGGGTGACAACCACTCGAGGAGAAGTGGCAGCATTGCAATTGGTTGCACTGCGACTCTTGGGTGGGTGATGACGGATGTAGGCGGGCTGAATGAAAGCGGCCTGCTGTGAACCCATGCTGATTTGTCCTGCTGCACTTCGGGAGGAGGATGCCGAACCTGGGTTTGCTGATATGTACACAGTGGGCTGATTTCGCAGACCTGGCTCATCGCTGGCTGTTGAATTTGCCGAGATATAGACCTTCGGATGGTTGCGTCCAACCATCTCCTCACATGATGGAGGGCTGGCAGAAATGTAGACTGTGGGTTGACTCCTGCCTACAGGCTGGCTGCTGATGGAAGGTGAAGGAGCTGTGCGAGAGTTGGAGGGACGCAGCACAGTTGAATTATTTCTCTGTGGTGATTCAAGCTTGATCTCAATTTGGTTTTTCCGTGAGCCTGTTGAGATATTCTGAATGTTATACTGACTGTATATTGAAGGTTGTGCACTATTAGAGGACTGATATGGAGGCACTTGAGAAGTTGTAGGGGAGCTGATAGGCATGTATACATGAGAAGTCTGATGGCTTTGCTGGCCTGGGTGCACAAACTGCTGGGACGAGGTATATGCCGAACCACACTGCGAAGTAACAGGGGAGCAGAAGCCTGCCATTTGCTCCATCTGCTGCTGTGAGTACTGTGGAGCCTGGAAGACCTGCTGTTGTTGATTGTGACCATACTGTGAAGCGCTAGTGTGTTGCCCAGATATCCAACCAGGCTGCTGTGACATCTGGCGGTTTGTACTGCTTTGTGCCGTCACATAAGGTCTAATGTAAATAGAATTACCTTGAGGGCTATTAAGTAAAGGTGGAGGCACACCACGTATGTGCAACGACGTAGGAGCGTTATGGCCAGTCTGAATGTTGGGTGCCAGTGTGACAGTAATTGGGTTGAACCTGGGTATTTGCTGGGCTGTGTTTGATATTCCCTTGGAACCCAATGGCTGAAGAAGTCCAAGTTGCTGGGGCGAAGAAGGGCTGCGACTCATGTCCATCGTTCCGAACATATTCAAGCCTGTGGCCAACTGAGTTGGCGTTACCTGTGGCTCCTGTGTAGACTCATAGTTAGTTAGAGCAGTCTGGAGTGCCCCTTCACTGACGCTATGAGGCAGAGTTCTGCTTCCATTCAACTGACTTCCTTCCTTCCAGCGCTGATACACATTCTGGGACTGGACATCCAGATTGAGTTCAGACATGTGATTGTGAAGTCCAGAAATACAGGACTCATCCAAAAAATTCAGGTCCCCTTCGCCATAAAGATACTTGGTGCTTTCTTGAGACAAGAACTTACAGCAAGCATCCAAATTGTTACCGTTCTAGAACAAAAACATGTAACAGAAAATTAGAAagcaaattaatatgcctcacatTAACATTCCCTCTCAACTCAATTCCTTGATTACAAATTTGCACATTTAAATTACAAAAGGAAAAGACAAATCACAATAAAACAGATAAAAACGTCAGCCATCAATTTTCCCCTTCTGCCTGCCGAATACCAATTCAACATCAGGTTTTTATGTTAGAAGCAGTAAATATGTACATATTTCACAATACCAtggggctgggggggggtggggggcggcgagagcagggaagggagggggagaaaagatTAAAAAACACAAAAGGAAGAAGGTTGATTGGTTGGCTCAGACACCTGGAGAATGCCTTGCTCTTTGAAGTATCAAAGTCCTGAAGGTGCACCTGGACCAAAGGAGCCTAGTTTAATATCAACATAAGAGCGACAGTTGCGTCAATTCAGTATACCTTCTGCACATCCATGGAGTGTCAGTACGGATTAAGAAGTTTTGTGTCGGAACAGATGGAAAGAACAGATGGAATGAAGGAGGGATCATGAATAACTTGCCAGACTTTTTAAAGACACCAGTGCCATGAAGAACAAGAGATGTTTGCAAAAAAAAAAGTGTTAAGTTTCCACCTCAGAGATCAATGGCTAAAACCAAAAGACTGTGGAATCAGCTTGCTCAGATGTTACAGCACCTACCTGCAGTATACAGTGGGAGACAACACACTCAGGTACTTCAGGGAACTTTTGCCGCAGGTCATGCAGAACCTGAATATCAATTTGTTGGCTTCCCTGGGCCATTCGTATTCTGCCTCGACAAGTGTGACACTGTTGGCACAAAGGTGCAAGCCTCAATCATAGCAAAACTCTCGTGTCCCATCAGGCATTTTCTAAAAGATATAGGATGAAATAAATAGTTTCTGAATATTGAAACATGCTAACTTACTAACTTATATGTAACTTAGACCATCAAAAATCTGCACAGATTTCATGGAATTTACAACAAAgtgggaggccattcagctcattgtgcctcCGTTGGAGCAGTGGAACTCCACTTTGAGTGGAACACCACTCAACTCTTCACACCAGGGGTAGTGGAAAACATCCACCCTCCCCCAAACCACCCACCCACTgcccccccaaaaagctgttgaagctaggatcaattgaaaatttcaaagctgagattgatagataagaTATCAAGGAGTATGGAACCAGATGGATAAAACGATACAGACCAGCCATTTTCTAATCGAATGacaaactcaaggggctgaatggcctacacttaCTCCGATGTTGAGTGAAAATTTCAGGATGTGGGAATTTTTGAAACCTGACTGTCCGGGACTACCACAGGTGTAGAAAAGAGCCTCTAGCTGGACTTATCGAACTCCAAGTGCCTGGGACACAGTTGGAGACACTGCACCACCATCCAGGGGGAAGAATAATCC contains:
- the tab2 gene encoding TGF-beta-activated kinase 1 and MAP3K7-binding protein 2, with protein sequence MAQGSQQIDIQVLHDLRQKFPEVPECVVSHCILQNGNNLDACCKFLSQESTKYLYGEGDLNFLDESCISGLHNHMSELNLDVQSQNVYQRWKEGSQLNGSRTLPHSVSEGALQTALTNYESTQEPQVTPTQLATGLNMFGTMDMSRSPSSPQQLGLLQPLGSKGISNTAQQIPRFNPITVTLAPNIQTGHNAPTSLHIRGVPPPLLNSPQGNSIYIRPYVTAQSSTNRQMSQQPGWISGQHTSASQYGHNQQQQVFQAPQYSQQQMEQMAGFCSPVTSQCGSAYTSSQQFVHPGQQSHQTSHVYMPISSPTTSQVPPYQSSNSAQPSIYSQYNIQNISTGSRKNQIEIKLESPQRNNSTVLRPSNSRTAPSPSISSQPVGRSQPTVYISASPPSCEEMVGRNHPKVYISANSTASDEPGLRNQPTVYISANPGSASSSRSAAGQISMGSQQAAFIQPAYIRHHPPKSRSATNCNAATSPRVVVTQPNTKYTFKITVSPNKPPAISPGVASPTFEPSNLLSLPDHYAEPEPVQHLQIADPASTRDNRISEMRRMSAGSDDAAYTEALLVHQKARMDRLHRELELEKRKLDKLKSEVNEMESDLTQRRMKRSNSASQIPSLEEMQQLRSSNRQLQIDIDCITKEIDLFQAKGPHFNPSAIHNFYDNMGFRGPVPPKPKEQKPAVKPPKPILDPEEDEGAQWNCSTCTFLNHPALIRCEQCEMPKHF